CGAATTATTGCATTTGTGGACACATAAAAATAAGTACTCACTCTAAAGTGCCCCAATAATAAAAGAGGATGTAAATCCTCTTTTATTATTTAGAGGTATCGATTACTCAAGAGTTTTATTTCTTTCAGCCATATAAAGCTCAAGGCAATAAGCGGTAAGTTGGTAGTAACTGGATTAAATGCTTCTATTAACAAATTTGGCTGCATGACCGCAACGGCCCCTAACAGGCCGCATAATAAGAAAATATTTAACCAAACTAGCTGTTTATTTTTATAAAATATAATAAGTAACAGCCCAAAAATAACCTCAGCAATACCGGCACCACGCGTAATCAAATCAGACACTTGTGCAGAATAGCCAGCACTGCCAGTCATTAACTTTTCAAGAGGGGCAACGTGATAAATTTTTGGAAAAAAGCCATGATACATCCAACTCAACCCCACAATATAGCGTGCAATTTGTATATAACCGCGGTTATTTCCTAGCATTATCTATTCGCTCCTGTGAGCTGGGGTGGCTTGATAAGTATTCGAGTAAGTTATTTACCTTTTTAAGGTGTTCGTTTTCAGTGGTATGCGCACTTTGCAAAGCTTCAATTGCATCGGCAAAATCGTTGCTTGAATAGCCTAAGTTTTCTAGTTGAGTTAATGCATAACTGTCGGCTTCTCGTTCCATATCTCGCGAAAAGCCTTGTTGGGCAAACGAGGCACCAGTCCCCAAGGCAACCTCAGCTATTCCCTCTAAATCACCGAATATAACGGCAAGTACAATCGTACTTGCTGCCGATTGTGCTGTTATGCGAACACTATGCTGGTGGACGACATGGCCAATTTCGTGAAGTAATACGGCTTTTAGTGCATTGGGCTTATCGGCCAGTAAATTAGCTAATTCATCTGTGACCACAATTCGGCCATGAGGGAGTGCAAACGCATTAGCACCAAAGCTTTGGGATTTATAAAACGAAAGCCTATACACCGACTTTTCAAGTGCAAGCTCATCA
This DNA window, taken from Pseudoalteromonas marina, encodes the following:
- a CDS encoding DoxX-like family protein, coding for MLGNNRGYIQIARYIVGLSWMYHGFFPKIYHVAPLEKLMTGSAGYSAQVSDLITRGAGIAEVIFGLLLIIFYKNKQLVWLNIFLLCGLLGAVAVMQPNLLIEAFNPVTTNLPLIALSFIWLKEIKLLSNRYL
- a CDS encoding M48 family metallopeptidase, with translation MNVQGHYFPNASSNYQLCVAKISGSHVEINHGNEEPVRYAINELNLSSAIAGLADELSFDDGGRFIPLDVDFRWPFNAKNHHSLERLEKNKWAIIAAIVVTPLFMWLMLYKVVPAIAVYSVDTLPHSVVEQMGEQSFAVIKKLALDPTELPDEQQARVQRHFKTMLDELALEKSVYRLSFYKSQSFGANAFALPHGRIVVTDELANLLADKPNALKAVLLHEIGHVVHQHSVRITAQSAASTIVLAVIFGDLEGIAEVALGTGASFAQQGFSRDMEREADSYALTQLENLGYSSNDFADAIEALQSAHTTENEHLKKVNNLLEYLSSHPSSQERIDNARK